Proteins co-encoded in one uncultured Bacteroides sp. genomic window:
- a CDS encoding YraN family protein → MAQHNILGNDGEEEAVKYLIAHDYIIRHRNWRRGHKELDIVAEKENELIVVEVKTRKDRLFAEPQDAVTPLKIRRTVLAADAYLRLFQVDLPVRFDIITVVGEMGCFTVEHIKEAFYPPVW, encoded by the coding sequence ATGGCACAGCACAATATTCTGGGAAACGATGGCGAGGAAGAGGCTGTAAAGTATCTTATTGCCCACGATTATATCATCCGTCATCGTAATTGGAGGCGGGGACATAAGGAACTTGATATTGTGGCAGAGAAAGAAAATGAACTGATTGTTGTGGAAGTTAAAACGAGAAAAGACAGACTTTTTGCCGAGCCGCAGGATGCAGTTACTCCGCTAAAAATAAGACGAACGGTACTTGCTGCCGATGCTTACCTGAGACTCTTTCAAGTGGACCTGCCGGTACGCTTTGATATTATTACGGTTGTTGGGGAAATGGGCTGCTTTACTGTTGAGCATATTAAAGAAGCTTTTTATCCTCCCGTCTGGTAG
- a CDS encoding biotin--[acetyl-CoA-carboxylase] ligase encodes MDVNIQRLKETDSTNKYLCEQLSREYLPDFSVITTDFQSSGRGQRGNSWESEQGQNLLFSVLLRPEFVPARSQFLISQITSLAIKEGLDRFAAGFSIKWPNDIYWNEQKICGMLIENDLAGAMLSQSILGIGVNINQNLFISNAPNPVSLKTITGNNQDREVILTDILRILATYYDLLRKGETELINRRYHHSLFRKEGYYFFADKNGRFSARIVGVEPDGELILCTETNEKRGYLFKEVQFVL; translated from the coding sequence ATGGACGTTAATATACAGCGATTAAAAGAGACGGATTCTACAAATAAATATCTTTGTGAACAGCTCTCCCGGGAATATTTGCCTGACTTTTCTGTTATTACTACTGATTTTCAGTCGTCGGGTAGGGGACAAAGAGGAAATTCATGGGAAAGTGAACAAGGACAGAATCTGCTTTTCAGCGTTTTGCTGAGGCCGGAATTCGTTCCAGCCAGATCACAGTTCCTTATTTCTCAGATAACAAGCCTTGCTATCAAGGAAGGGCTCGATCGCTTTGCTGCGGGATTCAGTATCAAGTGGCCCAATGATATCTACTGGAACGAACAAAAAATTTGCGGCATGCTGATAGAAAACGATCTTGCCGGGGCAATGCTTTCACAAAGTATTCTTGGAATCGGGGTGAATATCAACCAGAATCTATTTATCAGCAATGCACCTAACCCTGTTTCACTGAAAACGATTACGGGAAACAATCAGGACCGTGAAGTGATCCTTACTGATATTCTTCGTATACTTGCTACTTATTACGATCTGCTTCGGAAAGGAGAAACAGAGCTGATTAACCGAAGATATCATCATTCTTTGTTTCGTAAGGAAGGTTATTATTTCTTTGCTGACAAAAATGGTAGATTCTCTGCCAGAATTGTCGGAGTTGAACCGGATGGAGAGCTGATTCTATGTACAGAGACCAATGAAAAAAGAGGTTATCTGTTTAAAGAGGTTCAGTTTGTCTTGTAA
- the pyrH gene encoding UMP kinase: MIKYKRILLKLSGESLMGEKQYGIDEKRLGEYAQQIKEIHELGVQIGIVIGGGNIFRGLSGASKGFDRVKGDQMGMLATVINSLALSSALGSVDVKSRVLTAVRMEPIGEFYNKWKAIETLEAGEVAIFSAGTGNPFFTTDTGSSLRGIEIEADVMLKGTRVDGIYTADPEKVKDAVKFKEITYDEIYTRGLKVMDLTATTMCKENNLPIVVFDMDTVGNLKKVIEGEDIGTLVHN; the protein is encoded by the coding sequence ATGATTAAGTATAAAAGAATTCTTCTGAAATTGAGCGGAGAGAGTTTGATGGGAGAAAAACAATATGGAATTGATGAAAAACGTTTGGGTGAATATGCTCAACAAATAAAAGAAATTCACGAGCTTGGCGTTCAGATTGGGATCGTAATCGGCGGCGGAAATATATTCCGGGGACTTTCCGGGGCATCGAAAGGCTTCGACCGTGTGAAAGGTGACCAGATGGGAATGCTTGCAACTGTTATTAATAGTTTGGCTCTGAGCTCAGCTCTAGGGTCTGTTGACGTGAAAAGCAGAGTGCTTACAGCGGTCAGAATGGAACCTATCGGAGAATTTTACAATAAATGGAAAGCAATTGAAACACTCGAAGCCGGAGAGGTGGCAATCTTCTCTGCCGGAACCGGAAATCCCTTCTTTACTACGGATACCGGTTCTTCTTTGCGCGGAATTGAAATCGAGGCAGATGTAATGCTTAAGGGCACACGTGTGGATGGTATCTACACAGCCGATCCGGAGAAGGTTAAGGATGCCGTGAAATTCAAGGAGATTACTTATGATGAAATCTATACTCGCGGACTGAAAGTGATGGATCTTACCGCTACAACCATGTGTAAGGAGAATAACCTGCCGATTGTTGTCTTCGATATGGATACGGTTGGTAATCTTAAAAAGGTAATCGAAGGAGAAGATATAGGAACCTTAGTTCATAATTGA
- the pssA gene encoding CDP-diacylglycerol--serine O-phosphatidyltransferase: MANSITRHIPNTVTCLNLFSGCIACVMAFEAEYELAMLFIVLSAVFDFFDGMLARALHAHSKIGKDLDSLADDVSFGVAPSFLVFSLFKEVHYPSLLIDFQDYIPYLAFIISVFSALRLAKFNVDERQTTSFIGLPVPANALFWGSLVVGAHSFLVSDSFNAIYLFILAALFSYLLVSEIPMFSLKFKNLSWKDNKVSFIFLLVCIPLLIFLGIAGFAAIIVWYILLSVIAGKKK, from the coding sequence ATGGCAAACTCTATTACCCGCCATATTCCAAACACCGTTACATGTCTGAACTTGTTTTCCGGGTGCATTGCTTGTGTGATGGCCTTTGAAGCAGAGTACGAACTGGCGATGCTTTTTATAGTTTTAAGTGCGGTTTTTGATTTCTTTGACGGAATGTTGGCGCGTGCTCTTCATGCTCATTCAAAAATTGGGAAAGATTTAGATTCACTTGCTGATGATGTAAGTTTTGGAGTTGCTCCTTCGTTTTTAGTGTTTTCCTTGTTCAAAGAGGTACATTATCCTTCTCTCTTGATCGATTTCCAGGATTATATTCCTTATCTGGCATTTATCATATCTGTTTTCTCGGCACTGAGATTGGCTAAGTTTAATGTGGATGAGCGTCAGACTACTTCTTTTATCGGACTTCCGGTTCCTGCTAACGCTTTATTCTGGGGATCTTTAGTTGTGGGAGCGCATTCTTTTTTAGTATCAGATAGTTTTAATGCAATATATCTCTTTATTCTTGCAGCACTGTTCTCTTACCTTTTGGTCTCTGAGATTCCAATGTTCTCTTTAAAGTTCAAGAATCTCTCCTGGAAAGATAATAAAGTGAGTTTCATCTTTCTTTTGGTATGTATTCCACTACTCATCTTTTTAGGAATTGCAGGTTTCGCTGCTATCATTGTTTGGTATATTCTTCTTTCAGTTATTGCTGGAAAAAAGAAGTAA
- the trxA gene encoding thioredoxin, which produces MALAITDENFEELLQSEKPLVIDFWATWCGPCKQIGPAIEELATEYEDKVTIGKCDIEENDDLVSKFGIRNVPTVLFIKNGEIVDKQVGAAAKGVFQAKIDSLL; this is translated from the coding sequence ATGGCTTTAGCAATTACAGACGAAAACTTTGAAGAATTACTTCAAAGTGAAAAACCTTTAGTAATAGATTTCTGGGCAACATGGTGTGGCCCTTGCAAACAAATAGGACCTGCTATTGAAGAATTGGCTACAGAATACGAAGACAAAGTAACTATCGGGAAGTGTGACATAGAGGAAAACGACGACCTGGTATCAAAATTCGGAATCCGTAATGTTCCTACTGTTTTGTTTATTAAAAACGGAGAAATTGTTGATAAACAAGTTGGAGCAGCAGCCAAGGGAGTTTTCCAGGCAAAAATTGATTCTTTACTATAA
- a CDS encoding nucleoside deaminase, whose protein sequence is MLDDTYFMKQALIEAQKAFDRGEIPIGVVVVSKERIIARGHNLTETLNDVTAHAEMQAITAAANILGGKYLNECTIYVTVEPCVMCAGAIAWAQTGKLVFGAEDEKRGYQKYAPEALHPKTIIVKGVLKEECAALMKSFFQMRR, encoded by the coding sequence ATGCTGGATGATACTTATTTCATGAAACAGGCATTGATCGAAGCCCAAAAGGCATTCGACAGAGGAGAGATTCCTATCGGGGTTGTTGTGGTAAGCAAGGAACGGATTATTGCCCGTGGCCACAATCTCACAGAAACTCTGAACGATGTTACCGCCCACGCTGAAATGCAAGCCATTACGGCTGCAGCCAATATCTTAGGAGGAAAATACCTGAACGAATGCACTATCTATGTAACAGTGGAACCTTGTGTAATGTGCGCGGGAGCAATTGCATGGGCACAGACGGGTAAATTGGTTTTCGGTGCTGAAGACGAAAAAAGAGGTTATCAGAAATATGCACCCGAAGCACTCCATCCAAAGACTATTATCGTTAAGGGTGTATTAAAAGAAGAATGTGCGGCACTGATGAAATCGTTTTTTCAAATGCGACGTTAG
- the dnaE gene encoding DNA polymerase III subunit alpha has protein sequence MQDFVHLHVHSQYSILDGQAAVQALVDKAIADGMKGIALTDHGNMFGVKEFFNYVKKKNGGANGEIKDLKKKISKIEAGELECEDKEGEIKNCKEQLEAAKKKLFKPIIGCEMYVAKRALNLKEGKPDQGGYHLIVLAKNETGYHNLIKLVSKAWTDGFYSRPRTDRNELEKHHEGLIISSACLGGEIPRKIRDEKIEEAEEAILWYKRVFGSDFYLELQRHKATVARANHEAFALQTIVNEHIIRLAKKHDVKLICTNDVHFVDEENAEAHDRLICLSTGKDLDDPNRMLYSKQEWMKTKEEMNAVFADVPESLSTTAEICDQVEFYTIDHDPILPNFPKPAGFEDDDDYLQYLTYEGAKKRWGEMNEEQKERVDFELGTIKHMGFPGYFLIVQDFIAAARDMGVSVGPGRGSAAGSAVAYCLGITQLDPIKYDLLFERFLNPDRISLPDIDIDFDDDGRGEVLRWVTDKYGYEKVAHIITYGTMATKLAIKDVARVQKLPLPESDRLTKLIPDRLPEVNGKSPKINLKNCIAAIPELQEACNSYDPLIRDTMKYAQMLEGNVRNTGVHACGTIICRDDITDWVPVSTADDKETGEKMLVTQYEGSVIEDTGLIKMDFLGLKTLSIIKEAIVNIRLHRGIEVDIDTISTEDEATYKLYSEGRTIGTFQFESPGMQKYLKELLPSTFEDLIAMNALYRPGPMDYIPQFIDRKHGREPIVYDIPVMEKYLKDTYGITVYQEQVMLLSRLLANFTRGESDTLRKAMGKKLKDKLDHLKPLFLEGGQKNGHDPKVLEKIWGDWEKFASYAFNKSHATCYSWVAYQTAYLKANYPSEYMAAVLSRNISNIVDITRFMDECKAMGILVLGPDVNESNMKFTVNKQGNIRFGLGAIKGVGESAVAAIIEDREKNGPFTGVFDFVQRVNLNACNKKNIENLALAGGFDNFPELKREQYFAPNTKGETFLETLVRYGNKFQLDKAAAVNSLFGGDNVIDIATPEVLPAERWGDLERLNKEKELVGIYLSAHPLDEYSIILKDVCNTHMTDFSDRASLVNKELTFGGIVTNVREGMGKTGKPFAIVKIEDFSGSNELPFFGNDYIEWRNFLSVGMFLFIKGRCQPRQWKPDELDIKITSIELLPDVKDSLIEKMTIFIPLMALNQQVVNELSILSNESPGKTELFFKIFDEESNFSVDFMARSTKLSVGKKIISYINEHPELEYHIN, from the coding sequence ATGCAAGATTTTGTTCATTTACATGTCCACTCACAATACTCAATCCTCGACGGACAGGCCGCCGTTCAGGCTTTAGTCGATAAAGCAATTGCCGATGGAATGAAGGGAATTGCTTTGACCGACCACGGAAACATGTTTGGGGTAAAAGAGTTCTTCAACTATGTAAAAAAGAAAAATGGAGGAGCCAACGGTGAGATAAAAGATCTTAAGAAAAAAATTTCAAAGATTGAAGCCGGAGAACTGGAATGCGAAGATAAAGAGGGTGAAATAAAAAACTGCAAAGAACAGCTGGAAGCAGCAAAAAAGAAATTATTCAAACCAATTATAGGCTGCGAAATGTATGTGGCCAAACGAGCTCTTAATTTAAAGGAAGGAAAACCCGACCAGGGAGGTTACCACTTAATTGTACTAGCCAAGAATGAAACTGGATATCATAATCTGATAAAGCTGGTTTCTAAAGCATGGACAGACGGTTTCTATTCTCGTCCGCGTACTGACAGGAATGAATTAGAAAAGCATCACGAGGGACTTATTATTTCATCGGCTTGTTTGGGAGGTGAGATTCCCCGGAAGATAAGAGACGAAAAGATAGAAGAAGCCGAAGAAGCAATTCTGTGGTATAAAAGGGTTTTCGGTAGTGACTTCTATCTGGAATTGCAGCGCCACAAGGCTACTGTAGCCAGAGCCAATCATGAAGCATTTGCCCTGCAGACTATTGTCAATGAGCATATTATAAGGCTTGCTAAAAAGCACGATGTTAAACTGATATGCACCAATGATGTGCACTTTGTGGATGAGGAAAATGCGGAAGCTCATGACCGCCTCATTTGTTTAAGTACAGGTAAGGATCTGGATGATCCAAATCGTATGCTCTATTCCAAGCAGGAATGGATGAAGACTAAGGAGGAGATGAATGCAGTCTTTGCTGATGTTCCGGAATCTCTTTCCACAACCGCGGAGATATGTGATCAGGTGGAATTCTATACTATCGACCACGATCCTATTCTTCCTAACTTTCCAAAACCAGCGGGCTTCGAGGACGATGACGATTATCTTCAATATCTTACTTATGAAGGGGCTAAGAAGCGTTGGGGTGAGATGAATGAAGAACAAAAAGAACGAGTGGATTTTGAACTGGGCACTATTAAACACATGGGATTCCCCGGATATTTCCTTATTGTGCAGGACTTTATTGCAGCTGCAAGGGATATGGGTGTATCCGTTGGACCAGGCCGTGGTTCGGCTGCGGGATCTGCCGTGGCTTACTGTTTGGGAATTACCCAGCTCGACCCTATTAAATATGATTTGCTGTTCGAACGTTTCCTGAATCCTGACCGTATTTCACTGCCGGATATTGATATCGACTTTGATGATGACGGCCGTGGTGAGGTACTTCGTTGGGTTACAGATAAATATGGCTACGAGAAAGTGGCCCACATTATTACTTACGGTACAATGGCTACCAAACTGGCCATCAAGGATGTGGCGCGTGTACAAAAATTGCCTTTGCCTGAATCGGACAGACTTACCAAGTTAATCCCTGACCGTTTGCCTGAAGTAAACGGGAAGTCGCCAAAGATAAATTTAAAGAACTGTATCGCAGCGATACCTGAATTACAGGAAGCTTGTAACTCTTACGATCCGCTGATTCGCGATACAATGAAATATGCCCAAATGCTGGAAGGGAATGTCCGGAATACGGGTGTTCATGCCTGCGGTACCATTATCTGCCGTGATGATATTACGGATTGGGTACCGGTTAGTACGGCTGATGATAAAGAAACCGGCGAGAAAATGCTGGTTACTCAGTATGAAGGTTCGGTAATTGAGGACACGGGACTGATCAAGATGGACTTCCTGGGGCTTAAAACCCTATCAATTATAAAGGAAGCCATAGTAAATATTCGTTTGCACCGTGGGATTGAGGTGGATATTGACACTATTTCCACAGAAGACGAGGCTACTTACAAACTATACAGCGAAGGAAGAACCATAGGAACGTTCCAGTTTGAGTCTCCTGGTATGCAGAAATATCTGAAAGAGCTGCTACCAAGTACTTTTGAGGACCTTATCGCGATGAATGCGCTTTATCGTCCGGGACCAATGGACTATATTCCTCAGTTCATCGACCGTAAGCATGGTCGCGAACCCATTGTATATGACATTCCTGTAATGGAGAAGTATCTTAAAGATACGTATGGTATTACAGTATACCAGGAACAGGTGATGCTTTTATCCAGACTTCTTGCGAATTTCACCCGTGGTGAATCAGACACCTTGCGTAAGGCGATGGGTAAAAAGCTGAAAGATAAGCTGGATCACCTGAAACCTTTGTTCCTGGAAGGAGGTCAGAAAAACGGTCACGACCCTAAAGTTCTGGAAAAGATCTGGGGAGACTGGGAGAAATTCGCCTCTTATGCGTTCAACAAATCTCATGCAACCTGTTATTCGTGGGTAGCTTATCAGACTGCATACCTGAAAGCGAACTATCCGTCTGAATATATGGCTGCCGTGCTAAGCCGAAACATCTCAAATATTGTGGATATCACAAGATTTATGGATGAGTGTAAAGCTATGGGTATTCTGGTATTAGGACCGGATGTGAATGAAAGTAACATGAAGTTCACGGTTAACAAACAGGGTAATATCCGCTTTGGACTGGGAGCCATCAAGGGTGTTGGCGAAAGTGCCGTGGCAGCAATCATAGAAGACCGCGAAAAGAACGGTCCGTTTACAGGTGTTTTCGATTTTGTACAACGGGTAAACTTAAATGCATGCAACAAGAAGAATATTGAAAACCTGGCACTTGCCGGAGGATTTGATAACTTTCCGGAACTAAAAAGGGAGCAATACTTTGCTCCGAATACTAAAGGCGAAACATTTCTTGAGACATTGGTCCGTTACGGGAATAAATTCCAGCTTGACAAAGCTGCCGCAGTAAATTCCCTCTTCGGAGGAGACAATGTAATTGACATTGCCACACCCGAAGTATTGCCGGCAGAAAGATGGGGCGATCTGGAACGTCTGAACAAGGAAAAGGAGTTGGTAGGAATCTACCTTTCCGCACATCCGCTTGACGAGTATTCAATCATCTTAAAAGATGTATGTAACACTCACATGACCGATTTCTCTGACAGAGCCTCGCTTGTAAACAAGGAACTCACCTTCGGGGGCATCGTTACAAATGTCCGTGAAGGAATGGGTAAAACAGGAAAACCGTTTGCAATAGTCAAGATTGAAGACTTTTCCGGTTCCAACGAATTGCCATTCTTTGGAAATGATTATATAGAATGGCGGAACTTTTTATCGGTTGGAATGTTTCTATTCATAAAAGGAAGGTGTCAGCCAAGGCAATGGAAACCGGATGAACTGGATATTAAGATAACATCCATCGAACTATTGCCTGACGTGAAGGATTCCTTAATTGAAAAGATGACAATCTTTATTCCATTGATGGCATTGAATCAGCAGGTTGTTAACGAACTTTCCATTTTAAGTAATGAGAGTCCGGGAAAAACTGAGCTTTTCTTTAAAATCTTTGATGAAGAGTCTAACTTTTCTGTTGACTTTATGGCGAGATCGACCAAACTATCAGTCGGAAAAAAAATTATCAGCTATATAAATGAACATCCCGAGCTTGAATATCATATTAATTAA
- a CDS encoding DUF4834 family protein → MGAIFGLFFFIIILVLAFGISIISGILRLLFGFGRKSRFNSNRFEEEQEASNAASEPKHKKIFDKDDGEYVDFEEIKEDK, encoded by the coding sequence ATGGGTGCTATATTTGGATTATTCTTTTTTATTATCATACTGGTTCTTGCCTTTGGCATATCTATTATAAGCGGAATCCTGCGACTACTTTTTGGGTTTGGCCGTAAATCAAGATTTAATAGTAATCGTTTTGAAGAGGAACAGGAAGCTTCCAATGCCGCTTCTGAACCTAAACATAAAAAGATCTTTGATAAGGATGATGGAGAATATGTAGATTTTGAGGAGATTAAGGAGGATAAGTAA
- a CDS encoding MmcQ/YjbR family DNA-binding protein, with translation MDIESAREYCLQKKGATEDFPFDEVNLVIRVMNKMFVLMDLEKPDRISMKCDPEYAIELRERYTGIEGAYHFNKKYWNQISFDGSVDDSLIKQLIDHSYEEVIKKFTRKLRAEYDALS, from the coding sequence ATGGATATAGAATCGGCCAGAGAATATTGTTTGCAAAAGAAAGGCGCTACAGAAGATTTCCCTTTTGACGAGGTGAATTTGGTTATTCGGGTGATGAATAAAATGTTTGTTCTGATGGATCTGGAAAAGCCGGATCGTATTTCAATGAAGTGCGACCCGGAATATGCCATTGAGCTACGTGAACGATATACCGGTATTGAGGGGGCTTACCATTTTAATAAAAAGTACTGGAACCAGATCTCTTTCGATGGAAGTGTAGACGATTCGTTAATTAAACAACTGATTGACCATTCGTACGAAGAAGTAATTAAGAAATTTACAAGAAAACTTCGGGCGGAGTACGACGCATTATCCTGA
- a CDS encoding 3-phosphoshikimate 1-carboxyvinyltransferase, whose amino-acid sequence MQIHLTAPASIYTEIQLPASKSISNRALIINALAKGTYMPENLSDCDDTNVMIKALSSQDETIDIMAAGTAMRFLTAFLSVTEGTRIITGTKRMQQRPIEILVNALKILGADIKYVGDNGFPPLRISGKPLEGGAISMRGNVSSQYISALLMIAPVLKKGLQMTLTGNIISKPYIDLTLQLMKDFGAEAEWTNDNRIEVLPKPYTSVPFKVESDWSAASYWYQMAALSSEAKIELLGLFPDSYQGDSKVAELFVDLGIETVFTPKGALLRKTGICCERMDYNFINEPDLAQTFVVTCALMDIPFRFSGLQSLKIKETDRIAALVTELGKLGYVLEESGKGVLSWEGKREPVSENPTIKTYEDHRMAMAFAPASLRIPAITIFEPQVVTKSYPYYWEDLAKAGFSILKND is encoded by the coding sequence ATGCAAATTCATCTCACAGCTCCGGCTAGCATATACACCGAAATTCAGTTGCCGGCTTCCAAAAGTATCAGCAACCGCGCGCTGATAATTAACGCGCTGGCCAAAGGGACTTATATGCCCGAAAATTTATCTGATTGCGACGACACAAATGTAATGATCAAAGCCCTGAGTTCTCAGGATGAAACAATCGACATCATGGCTGCAGGTACTGCAATGCGCTTCCTTACAGCTTTTCTTTCTGTAACAGAGGGAACCAGGATAATTACGGGAACCAAGCGGATGCAGCAACGTCCCATTGAGATATTGGTCAATGCTCTGAAGATACTTGGAGCCGATATTAAATATGTGGGTGACAACGGATTTCCTCCATTGCGCATTAGTGGTAAACCGTTGGAAGGCGGAGCCATATCAATGAGAGGGAATGTTAGTTCACAGTATATTTCTGCCCTCCTGATGATTGCTCCCGTACTAAAAAAAGGGCTGCAAATGACGTTGACCGGAAACATTATCTCCAAACCATACATCGACCTCACATTACAACTGATGAAGGATTTTGGCGCAGAAGCAGAATGGACCAACGATAATCGCATTGAGGTTCTTCCCAAGCCCTATACATCCGTGCCGTTTAAAGTGGAGTCCGATTGGTCGGCCGCATCTTATTGGTACCAGATGGCTGCTCTTTCTAGTGAAGCTAAGATTGAATTGCTCGGATTGTTCCCGGACAGTTACCAGGGCGACAGCAAGGTTGCCGAATTATTTGTCGATCTGGGCATTGAAACAGTCTTTACCCCTAAAGGAGCTTTGCTCAGAAAAACAGGTATCTGCTGCGAGCGAATGGATTACAACTTTATTAATGAACCCGATCTTGCGCAGACATTTGTGGTAACTTGTGCCCTAATGGACATTCCTTTCCGCTTTTCGGGACTGCAAAGTCTGAAGATAAAAGAGACTGACCGTATAGCAGCGTTGGTTACTGAACTCGGAAAATTGGGTTATGTGCTTGAGGAAAGCGGAAAAGGTGTACTCTCCTGGGAAGGCAAACGTGAGCCTGTATCAGAAAATCCAACCATTAAAACTTACGAGGATCACCGGATGGCAATGGCTTTCGCGCCTGCCAGTCTACGGATTCCTGCCATTACCATTTTTGAACCTCAGGTGGTTACCAAGTCTTATCCCTACTACTGGGAAGATCTGGCCAAAGCAGGATTCTCAATTCTGAAGAATGATTAA
- a CDS encoding phosphatidylserine decarboxylase family protein has protein sequence MGRLKKIKKIRIHREGTHILVAGLIFFIAINSLLYYYVDCILLSYLLAALSLVVYGLMVNFFRCPIRLFGEDTDKLVVASADGKIVVVEEVDENEYFHDRRIMVSIFMSLVNVHANWYPVDGIIKKVGHQDGKFMKAWLPKASTDNERSLVVIETPEGVEVLVRQIAGAMARRIVTYAEVGEECYIDEHMGFIKFGSRVDVYLPLDTEVLVKVGQLAVGNQTVLAKLK, from the coding sequence ATGGGTCGATTAAAAAAAATAAAGAAAATAAGAATACATAGAGAAGGAACACATATCCTGGTAGCAGGGTTGATCTTTTTTATTGCAATAAATAGCCTTTTATATTACTACGTTGATTGTATTTTGTTATCTTATCTTTTAGCGGCACTCAGTCTTGTCGTTTATGGATTGATGGTGAATTTCTTTCGCTGTCCAATCCGCTTGTTTGGGGAAGATACAGATAAGCTTGTGGTAGCTTCGGCTGATGGGAAAATTGTAGTTGTGGAGGAAGTTGATGAAAATGAATACTTTCACGACAGACGTATTATGGTTTCTATCTTTATGAGTCTTGTAAATGTACATGCTAACTGGTATCCTGTTGATGGTATTATAAAGAAAGTAGGTCATCAGGATGGAAAGTTTATGAAAGCCTGGTTGCCTAAGGCAAGCACAGATAATGAACGCTCTTTGGTTGTTATTGAAACACCTGAAGGAGTAGAAGTTCTGGTAAGACAAATTGCCGGTGCTATGGCAAGGCGTATTGTTACATATGCTGAAGTGGGTGAAGAATGTTATATTGATGAACATATGGGATTTATTAAGTTTGGTTCCCGTGTCGATGTTTATCTTCCTTTAGATACGGAAGTATTAGTCAAGGTGGGACAATTAGCTGTTGGTAACCAGACTGTATTAGCAAAACTGAAATAA